One window from the genome of Hypomesus transpacificus isolate Combined female unplaced genomic scaffold, fHypTra1 scaffold_129, whole genome shotgun sequence encodes:
- the mgat4c gene encoding alpha-1,3-mannosyl-glycoprotein 4-beta-N-acetylglucosaminyltransferase C produces MRLVWKSMDKMRCFRKRSTIPFLGLLITCLLFLNLYIEDGYVVEEDKRQLRETSVHPPHSESYVHTLRDLTNFSGTINVTYRYLAGNPLPRKKYLTIGLSSVKRKRGNYLMETIKSIFDQSSYDELKEIVVVVHLADFDLTWCENLVQEISRKFAHHIIAGRLLVIHAPKEYYPPLEGLKRNYNDPEDRVRFRSKQNVDYAFLLNFCTNLSHFYMMLEDDVRCSKNFLTALKKVVTSREGSYWVMLEFSKLGYIGKLYHSKDLPRLAHFLLMFYQEMPCDWLLIHFRGLLAQKDVIRFKPSLFQHMGYYSSYKGAENKLKDDDFEEDSIDIPDNPPASLHTNINVFENYDATKAYSSVDEYFWGKPPSTGDFFVIVFYRSTKISKIKIATGTDDRQNDILHRGALEVGEKLVGTKKGTQCSSYITLGEFKNGNIEVQDVDHKIGFDIECVRIVVTASQKEWLIIRSISLWTTQPLSQ; encoded by the exons ATGAGGCTGGTGTGGAAGTCCATGGACAAAATGAGGTGCTTCAGGAAACGCTCTACCATTCCTTTCCTGGGATTGCTGATCACCTGTCTCCTCTTTCTCAACCTGTACATTGAGGATGGTTACGTAGTG GAAGAGGATAAAAGACAGCTGAGGGAAACATCCGTACATCCTCCACACTCAGAGAGCTACGTTCACACCTTGAGAGATCTTACTAATTTCTCTGGGACCATAAACGTCACATATCGTTACTTGGCTGGAAACCCTTTGCCTCGCAAGA AATATCTTACTATTGGGTTGTCATCTGtcaaaagaaaaagaggaaattATCTAATGGAAACAATCAAATCAatttttgaccagtccagttatGATGAGCTGAAAGAGATTGTGGTTGTTGTCCACCTGGCCGACTTTGACCTTACCTGGTGTGAGAATCTTGTTCAGGAAATCTCCAGGAAGTTTGCTCACCACATCATAGCCGGAAGGCTTCTGGTGATTCATGCCCCTAAGGAGTACTACCCACCCCTGGAGGGGCTGAAAAGGAACTATAATGATCCGGAAGACAGGGTCCGTTTCCGCTCCAAACAAAACGTGGACTACGCCTTTCTCCTGAATTTCTGCACCAACCTCTCTCATTTCTACATGATGCTTGAGGACGATGTGCGCTGCTCAAAGAACTTCCTGACAGCCTTGAAGAAAGTGGTCACCTCAAGAGAAGGTTCCTATTGGGTGATGCTGGAGTTCTCCAAGCTTGGCTACATTGGGAAACTGTACCACTCAAAGGACCTGCCACGCTTGGCCCACTTCCTCCTTATGTTCTACCAGGAGATGCCCTGTGACTGGCTTCTCATTCATTTCCGGGGCCTGCTGGCCCAAAAAGATGTTATCCGTTTCAAACcctccctgttccaacacatgGGATACTATTCCTCCTATAAGGGGGCAGAGAACAAGTTGAAGGATGATGATTTTGAGGAAGACTCCATTGACATTCCTGACAATCCTCCAGCCAGCCTTCACACAAACATCAATGTATTTGAGAACTATGATGCCACCAAGGCATATAGCAGTGTGGATGAGTACTTTTGGGGAAAGCCTCCCTCCACGGGTGACTTTTTTGTCATAGTGTTTTACAGATCAACCAAGATTAGCAAAATCAAGATCGCCACAGGAACGGATGATCGACAGAATGACATCCTTCACCGTGGAGCTCTAGAAGTGGGAGAGAAGTTAGTCGGAACGAAGAAAGGGACACAGTGTTCTTCATACATAACATTAGGAGAATTTAAAAACGGCAACATTGAGGTACAAGATGTGGACCACAAGATAGGCTTTGAcattgagtgtgtgcgtattgTGGTGACTGCGAGTCAGAAAGAATGGCTTATCATAAGAAGCATAAGCTTGTGGACTACTCAGCCACTAAGTCAGTGA
- the nts gene encoding neurotensin/neuromedin N — MWAQVACILLLCFTCGGLCSDVDQEERAIGEELLSSLFTSKIKQDKQSAPYRQVSLINLCKMATSLGGPWQKAWDSEEENRDGAAWLPEPLEYLNNLQHICRVIHPREERLLHESQDYLDPEQKSDYPLKRKSPYILKRQAHTAKTRRPYILKRSTLY, encoded by the exons ATGTGGGCACAGGTGGCATGCATTCTTCTCCTCTGTTTCACATGTGGAGGTCTATGCTCAG ATGTTGACCAAGAAGAGCGGGCGATAGGAGAGGAATTACTGAGCAGTCTCTTCACTTCAAAG ATTAAACAGGACAAGCAGAGCGCCCCCTACAGGCAAGTATCCCTGATCAACCTGTGCAAGATGGCAACCAGCCTTGGTGGGCCGTGGCAGAAGGCCTGGGACAGTGAGGAAGAGAACAGGGATGGAGCGGCCTGGCTACCTGAACCGCTGGAGTATCTCAACAACCTCCAGCACATCTGCAGAGTAATACATCCCCGTGAAGAGAGG TTGCTCCACGAATCACAAGACTACTTAGACCCTGAGCAAAAGAGCGACTACCCACTCAAAAGGAAATCACCATACATCCTGAAGAGGCAAGCGCACACTGCCAAGACTCGGAGGCCGTACATCCTCAAGCGGAGTACATTATACTGA